A stretch of Lathyrus oleraceus cultivar Zhongwan6 chromosome 6, CAAS_Psat_ZW6_1.0, whole genome shotgun sequence DNA encodes these proteins:
- the LOC127097582 gene encoding protein LIGHT-DEPENDENT SHORT HYPOCOTYLS 4, translating to MMNSLQEFESSSNNKDMINTNPMSIIVSSSSSSSSMMTISSTTSASSSTATTTSPSSPSTTTPSRYENQKRRDWNTFGQYLRNHRPPLSLSRCSGAHVLEFLRYLDQFGKTKVHTQICPFFGHPNPPAPCPCPLRQAWGSLDALIGRLRAAFEENGGKPEANPFGARAVRLYLREVRDSQAKARGISYEKKKRKRPPQPPPPPPPSNATGTDQS from the coding sequence ATGATGAATTCTCTTCAAGAATTTGAATCTTCATCAAACAATAAAGACATGATCAACACCAACCCTATGAGCATAATAGTATcctcatcctcatcatcatcatccatGATGACAATATCATCAACTACATCAGCATCATCATcaaccgcaacaacaacatcaCCATCTTcaccatcaacaacaacaccgAGTAGATATGAGAATCAAAAGAGAAGAGATTGGAACACTTTTGGACAATACCTAAGAAACCATAGACCACCACTCTCACTCTCACGTTGCAGTGGTGCTCATGTCCTTGAATTCTTGCGCTATCTTGACCAGTTTGGAAAAACAAAAGTTCACACACAGATTTGTCCATTTTTTGGTCATCCAAATCCACCTGCACCTTGTCCTTGTCCTCTACGCCAAGCGTGGGGGAGTCTTGATGCACTCATAGGAAGACTTAGAGCTGCTTTTGAAGAGAATGGTGGCAAACCAGAAGCTAATCCTTTTGGTGCTCGTGCTGTTAGACTTTACCTTCGTGAAGTTAGGGATTCACAGGCTAAAGCTAGAGGTATCAGTTATGAGAAAAAGAAGAGAAAACGTCCGCCTCAGCCGCCGCCGCCGCCACCACCTTCAAATGCAACTGGAACTGATCAATCTTGA